AGCGCCGCGGCCGCTAGCGTTTGCGCGGATACCGGTTGCTGCTTGGTTGGGGGAGACCGCGGCGTCTATGGCGCGGCGACGGGTATGGATGCGATTGGGGCGCGCCTGAGGGTGCTCCTTTCGCGGAAATACTCTGCGTCGCAAAGTAGACGCCAATGTTGAACCCATCCAACCGGCTTCCTTAAGCGCGGACCCGCGAGTTCGCCGCGTGGCTGATCGTTTTGCCCGACTCTCCGCGGGCCCACTTTTAATTTAATGGCGAATAGCTAATGGCGGATGGCGAATGAATTTTCGTCATTCGTCATTCTCAATTCGCCATCAACCAAAACCTCAACCCAACACGAAAATGATTCCGATCAAATATGTTACTATTCCGTACGAGCACTTCGGTCTCGTCTATCGTGACGGACGTTTCGTGAAGCTGCTGAAGCCGGGTCGCACCTGGTACTTCGATCCACTCTGGCGAGTCACGATCGGTAAGCTCTGGCAGGGCAAGCCGTGGATCGAAATGCCGGCGACGCAGCTGCGTCAGCTCCGCGAATCTCCCGCCATCCAGGAGCACGCAGTGTTCGTCGACCTGAAGGACACGCAGCGTGCTTTGGTTTGGTTGGACGGCCGTTTCCACGGTATCCTCGAGCCGGGGCTCTACGCCTACTGGAAGACCATCGTCGATGTCCGCGTGGAAGTCATGGATGTGCGCAACATCCTGTTCCGCCACGACGAAGCCGATGTCATCCTGAAGACGTCCGTTGCGAAGCGATTCCTTGACGTATACGAAACGCCCGAAAACCTCGGGAGCGTCGTTTACGTGGATGGCCGTTTCCACACCGTGTTCGGCCCGGGAACGATTGGCTACTGGAAGAACGGCTTGACCGTTCGCCGCGAAACCTTCGCCCTCCCGTGGCTGCCGATGCAGGACAGCGAACTCGAAAAGCTCCGCGAAGGCGGGCAGCTTGACGCGGTCGCATCCTTCGTCGACGTGCAGGACACCCAGCGTGCGCTGGTGTGGTTCAGCGGTCGCTTCCATTGCATCCTTGGCCCGGGCCTCTACGCTTACCTGAAGGAAGGCAGCGAGGCCCGCGTCAACCTGGTCGATGCGACGATGCCGCAGTTCATCTACGATGAGCTCGACGTCATCTTCAAGCACGCGGAGGCGCTTCGCCAGCTCGCGGTCTACGACATCGCAGACACCGAGCAGGGCGTGCTTTACCAGGACGGGAAGTTCTCTGAACTTCTCTCTCCGGGCCGCTACGCGTTCTGGAAGGATGTGGGCAACGTCCGTGTCCGCCAATACGACTTGCGTGAGCAAGTGCTCGATGTGAGCGGTCAGGAAATCATGACGGCAGACAAGGTCACCCTTCGTCTGAACGCCGTGCTGACCTACCGCATCGTTGATGTCCGCAAGGCGGCTGAAACCGTGAAGGACGCCGAACAGGCGCTCTACCGCGAGCTACAGCTGATCATCCGCGCGGAAGTGGGCGGACGCACGCTTGACGAACTTCTCTCGGACAAGACTGCAGTCGCGCACGACGCGCTGAAGTCCATCCAGGAGAAGGCGGCGGGCTACGGGCTCGAAGTCAAGGGGCTGGGGATCCGCGATGTCATCCTGCCGGGTGACATGAAGGAACTCCTGAACCAGGTCATCGAAGCCGAAAAGGCCGCTCAGGCCAACGTCATCAAGCGTCGTGAGGAAACGGCCGCCATGCGCAGCCAGCTCAACACGGCGAAAATGATCGAAGACAACCCGATGCTCCTGCGCCTGCGCGAGCTCGAGACGGTCGAAAAGATCGCTGAAAAGACGAACCTGCAAATCTTCGTTGGGGATGGGCAGGGGCTCACCAAGAGCATCGTCAAACTAGTCTAATCCGGCCCCGGAGGCCCAACGACTCCGGGGCTTTTTTTTAATAACCGCCATGCTTGAAATGTACGCTACGAAAATTAACTTTGTCGGACAAAGTAACCGACGCGCCATGTCGAAGAAAATCAAGGAAGACATCATCTGCTCTCTCTGCGGACGACTGACTCCGGCCAAGCATGCCGAGAAGCATCACCTCGTGCCGCGCTCCAAGGGTGGGGTGGATACGATCGACGTTTGCCGAAACTGCGGCGACCAGGTCCATAAGTTGTTTTCGAATCTCGAGCTCCGTGACGAATACAACACGCTGGAAAAACTCTGGACCGCACCGGGCATGGAGAAGTGGATCCGCTGGGTCCGCAAGCAGGACGGCTTTACGTTTTCGATGAAATCGCCGAAGGGCCGTAAGCCGGATAAGTAAGAGGCGCGCCGTCCTTATCTTGTAGGGCTCGCGCTTGCGCGATGCCGCATCCTGCTGGTGCTGAGGCAATGGCGGCGTCGCGCAAGCGCGAGCCCTACATGACGACGTAACTGACATTTGTATCAGAACGCACGTTTGCTGTTTTGACTTTCGCCAAATAGGCATAGTGAAAAGGGGAAAAGGGTGGCCCGGCCTTTTTGGTCGGCCGGGTCGCCCATCAATTTTTATGTGACGCATCCTCTCCGCACCACGCGCCGTTCGACTGTTGTGATTCTTTGAAGCACTGCGAATGCGATGGGGCGGTTGAAAAGTGGCGCCATGGGATTATACCTTTGCGTCGGCACGGGCTTCTGTGTCATGGGTTATCCCGAACTTATCTTGTTATGCACTACCGTCGATTTGGCCGAACCGAACTTCAAATGCCCGTCATCACCGCTGGTGGCATGCGCTATCAGCAAAGCTGGGATGATGTGCCCGGTGACGAAATCAAGAAGGAGGAGCAGGAGCGAATCACGAGCTGCATCCACCGCGCGTTGGATCTCGGCATCAACCACATCGAGACCGCTCGCGGCTACGGCAGCTCGGAGCGTCAGTTGGGGTGGTTGTTGAAAGACATTCCGCGCGAGAAATACATTTTGCAGAGCAAGGTGGCGCCGCAGGAGGACCCGAAGGAATTCGAGAAAATCCTCAACGACACCTTCGACCGCCTAGGCTGCGATTACCTGGATCTGTTTGGTTTTCATGGCATTAACCTGGAGCACCTCATCGACTGGACCGTGCGCCCGGGTGGCTGCATGGAGGTTGCGCGTCGCTGGCAAAAGGAAGGCCGCATCAAGCACATTGGATTCTCTACCCACGCGCCGTGCGACACCATTATCAAGGCCATCGAAACCGACGAGTTCGACTACGTGAACCTACACTGGTATTTCATTAACCAGACGAACTGGCGCGCTGTCGAAGCCGCGACCAGGCACGACATGGGCGTGTTCATCATTAGCCCCAATGATAAGGGCGGGCAGCTCTTTAACCCACCGCAAAAGCTGGTCGATCTATGTGCGCCGCTGACGCCGATGGGCTTCAACTCACTGTTTTGCTTGCGCCGCCCCGAGGTCCACACGCTCAGCGTGGGCGTTGCGCAGCCGGACCAATATGATCCGCAAATCGATGCTCTGGAGCATTACGATAACATCGATGCCGTCATCTCGCCAATCGAGGCACGTATCGACGCTGCGATTAAGGCCGAGCTGGGTGATGATTGGTGGCCACATTACACGGAAGGTTTGCCGACTTATCTGGAAGTTCCGGGCGAAGTTAATGTGCAATACATCTTGCGTTTGTGGACGCTGGCCAAGGGCCTCGATATGGATGGCTACGGCAAATACCGCTACGGCATGATCGGCAACGGCGGGCATTGGATGGCCGGGCAAAAGGCCGATGGTTTTGAGGACGAAGCGATGATCAAGGCGCTCAATGGCCATCCGTTCGCCAAGAAAATCCCCGACATCCTGCGCGAGGCGCACGAGATGTTTAAGGGCGAAGAGCGCAAGCCGAAG
This is a stretch of genomic DNA from Cerasicoccus sp. TK19100. It encodes these proteins:
- a CDS encoding HNH endonuclease, producing MSKKIKEDIICSLCGRLTPAKHAEKHHLVPRSKGGVDTIDVCRNCGDQVHKLFSNLELRDEYNTLEKLWTAPGMEKWIRWVRKQDGFTFSMKSPKGRKPDK
- a CDS encoding aldo/keto reductase, whose product is MHYRRFGRTELQMPVITAGGMRYQQSWDDVPGDEIKKEEQERITSCIHRALDLGINHIETARGYGSSERQLGWLLKDIPREKYILQSKVAPQEDPKEFEKILNDTFDRLGCDYLDLFGFHGINLEHLIDWTVRPGGCMEVARRWQKEGRIKHIGFSTHAPCDTIIKAIETDEFDYVNLHWYFINQTNWRAVEAATRHDMGVFIISPNDKGGQLFNPPQKLVDLCAPLTPMGFNSLFCLRRPEVHTLSVGVAQPDQYDPQIDALEHYDNIDAVISPIEARIDAAIKAELGDDWWPHYTEGLPTYLEVPGEVNVQYILRLWTLAKGLDMDGYGKYRYGMIGNGGHWMAGQKADGFEDEAMIKALNGHPFAKKIPDILREAHEMFKGEERKPKSSA
- a CDS encoding slipin family protein, translating into MIPIKYVTIPYEHFGLVYRDGRFVKLLKPGRTWYFDPLWRVTIGKLWQGKPWIEMPATQLRQLRESPAIQEHAVFVDLKDTQRALVWLDGRFHGILEPGLYAYWKTIVDVRVEVMDVRNILFRHDEADVILKTSVAKRFLDVYETPENLGSVVYVDGRFHTVFGPGTIGYWKNGLTVRRETFALPWLPMQDSELEKLREGGQLDAVASFVDVQDTQRALVWFSGRFHCILGPGLYAYLKEGSEARVNLVDATMPQFIYDELDVIFKHAEALRQLAVYDIADTEQGVLYQDGKFSELLSPGRYAFWKDVGNVRVRQYDLREQVLDVSGQEIMTADKVTLRLNAVLTYRIVDVRKAAETVKDAEQALYRELQLIIRAEVGGRTLDELLSDKTAVAHDALKSIQEKAAGYGLEVKGLGIRDVILPGDMKELLNQVIEAEKAAQANVIKRREETAAMRSQLNTAKMIEDNPMLLRLRELETVEKIAEKTNLQIFVGDGQGLTKSIVKLV